A segment of the Mauremys mutica isolate MM-2020 ecotype Southern chromosome 7, ASM2049712v1, whole genome shotgun sequence genome:
CCAGCAGGGGCAAGGGCACAGATCACCTGTGCTGAGGCCAAGGAAAAAAGTTTCCCCTCTCAAACAGCCACGGCCAACACTGCCCCAAGCTCCAGGATAGCTGGTGCTTGCTaagggggccagctgggcctACAGCTATGGCACAAAGGCTCCAGACTGATGTTTCTAGCTCATTGCTTCTCtagcaggactcctggattctatccccagcctggcccatggtcacacagagCAATGGCAAGTCACTGCCTGCTGCACGGGGATGACTGGCAAGCACTTTgagatggctgggcagcagtgctGCTTCATATGCAGCTGCCCCCTATCCCCTCTTCCCAAAGCAGCGAGGGCTCCCCGAGACACTACGGtaggggctgcagccctggggtgaGGGCAGTGACCCAGCTTACAGCAGTTTTACTACAACAGAGGGGGGCCTGCCAGGGGAGATTActcagcacagcacagccctaCAAGGCAACTACCCCTTTGCTCCCACCGGCTTTTTACAATAGACCTGGAGATCTCACCTCCCTGGCAGAGCCACACACAGAGCCAGCAGGGAACTGGAAGCAGAGTGCACAGAGATCACTGTACTCCAAGGCCTGGCACCCAGGCAACAGAAGTTCTACGTCTGAGTCTTCACAGCATGGCTTATTGCCTGAGGAGCAAGATTCCCAGGAGCCCACCCTGCCTGGCCCCCTTGTCTCCACTTGCCCCACAGCATCTGGCCGAAGATGGGAAGGTGCAGTGGTTGATGGGGATCCTGAGACAGCAAAGGGAGGAGGCAGTGCTCGCCTCCTAGAGACAAGATCCAACGGGCCAGACTGAGCGAGAACCCAGGCAGGGGCATCGCCCCAGCACCCAggattttatttacaaaaaaaaaaaaacaaccacaaaaCAGTTGGAGGGGACtgagcagcagggggcgccagcgAGGGTGGCTCTCCCCACAGCACAGGCACAGGAACAAGTGGGTTAAAAACAGAAGGGATGCAAACCAAGGGGATGGGGCTAGAACTTGAACTCTTTGTACTTCTTGCCGCCCCCACGCGTGTCTTGGGGCTGCGCTTTCCGCTTCTTCtgctgcaggggggagagagagagaaagttcaGCCAGCAAGAGACTCATGACCTCCTCCCTGGCCCAGTTTCTCCCCCAACCCTGAGGCTGGACAGGAGCTTTggcaccccctagaggggacaggctcTGTATCCCATTCACTGACCCCGAGCCAAATCAATCCCCCTACCCTGTGGGGCCAGATAGGAGCTGGCACCCCATAGAGGGTTCAgccccatgtcccaccccaggccccttcccccagcccagcccccccaatACCTTCTGCTTAGCTGCGTGCTCAGCCACCATGTCACTGAAGTCCTCCTTCTCCACCTGGGCCTGCTGCTCCCGCACGTGCTCTTCGTACTTCTGCGTCATGGCCATCGGATCAAGCTCCAACTCCTCAGGAGCCAGCGCCACCTCCACTCCCTGGATCTCTGGCACCGGCCCCTTCCGGCTCATCACCTGCAGGCGAGGAGAAGGGTGAGACGCCAGCACTATGCATGGGAGTGGGGAGCCCTTGCCCCCAGGGAACAGCAGCCAGGGGCCACACTAGCCTGGTTTATCTTATTGGGGGGGACAATCTCCCCCAGGCGGAGCATTCAGAGTTCTTGCCTCAAATGCCCACAGAAACACCCAGACCCTGcttggctcccagccaccatgaGCCCCTGTGGGCAGAGAGTCCCACAGGctaactgcagtggggaaggCCAGGGCCTTGCACTTGAACCGGGCTTGGGTGGTCCCACTGAACTACAGTTCTAGCCTGGCTCTTCAGCAGCTAAGGGCCACCTATTGCCCTCCATGCTGCTCAACCCCTTTCCATAGCCCATCCAGCTgagtcctgcccccctccctgcaccatgGCTTCCCAGCTCTCTGCTCCACTCCTCAAGCCCCACTGCCCTCAGtacccaactcccctgcccagctggccccatccctgctccagatCACTAGTGAACACAGACCAGTGCTCATGCCAAGGACaagcagccccaccccactgcccctcccatgCAAGGAAGCCTTGTCACCACAATTGCTCCAGGGGCCCAGAGAGAATAGGTGGGTTCTGGCAGTACAGGTCCCCATCCCGCCAAGCCGTGGGTCGCTGGTTCAGGTCTCAGAGCTCACCTGGCTGGCTGGCCTAAGTCACTCACCGTGGACATGTCATAGATGTGAGTGGAACCCATCATAGCACCCCCAACCGTGGCAGTTCGCTTCTCTGGCAGCACCGTGAAGAGCTGGGGCGTCTCGCTGCTGTGGGTAAGGGGGTCAGACACAGGATCAGCACAACAGGCCATGAGTGCCAGGGGGACAgagatgcagctacctctggggtgggcTGTTTGGTAGCCAGACAGCAGATTGGGACAGGAAATGGAGAAGAGAGTGTCTGGCCCTAATGAAACAGCAGGAGGGATTTGGGAAGCAGAATGGGAACAGCAAGGCTGAGACTGGGCCAAGAGAGCAGGACTAAGAGCTCCAACTGGGAAGGTAAGTGACCGAGAGCCCTCCAAAATAACAGCATCACCAGCATCACGCCCTGGCTCACGCTAGGCTCTGCACACCTTACCgagccccacccccgctccctgcagtaCAGCCCTAATGCCAGTACGGCACATGGGGGCATTAGGGCCAGCACAGAGTGCACACTACGGTGCTCCCTGGGGTTCCATGGGATTCCCTCTTGAGTCCTGCTCCCCGCGCTGTCTCTGGGGGAGCAGAGTGGCACAAGCAAGGCAGAGGCCTGACTTACCCATCCATGGCCTCTTCTATCTTCTTCTTCCTCAGCTCAATGAGCTCAGGAGTCTCCATGCCGGCAGGGACGGAGGAGAAGCCGCCTGGCGTGATCAGGCCACTGGGGAGGAAGGGCAAATGGTTAGAGACAGCACCTGGGCCACATGGCCTGGCTAGAATGGAGGAGCCCCACATGGCCCTCACTGACCATGCCCCCACCCGCCACAACCCCACGCCAGCCCCAGCGCCACCATAGCCCATGCCAGGGCAGCCCCCACCCCGATAGGCACCGACCTGTCAGCTGGGGTGATGAAGCCCGTCTCATCTGGCTTCTCCTCatcactctcctcctcctcttcctcctctgagGATTCCTCGTCTGATGGCTCCAGCTCTCCCCAGGGTGTCCGGTCAATTTCCTCTTCTTCTGCTTTGGTCTGAAATGAGGGGAGATGGGTTGGACAGAGGGAGATGTGAGGACGGGGGCCTCTCCCCACTGGAGGGCGCTGCTCTGATTCAGCCGCAGAGCAAGGAGACAGGCTGGCTCAGAGGAGTAGGGAAATGGGCTTTCCTCCTCTAGGGGGCACCATTCCAGCCCCAGTACAGTAGGAACGGGGGTTCAGTCTCCAACATTCAGGGATCCAATCTTTTCCCCAGCACCAGccttgctgccccccccccccccccggctctgcctcagCTCATCAGCCCCATGGAGGAGCAGTTCCAGGGGTCCTACTGACACTCAGCAGGGAGGTAATGGGTCAGTGCAGGTTGTGTATTCGTCTTGGTTCCCGCCACCCTGGAAGAGCCCCGGCCTGGTTGGCAGTACCAAAGAGGGAGAATGCCGGCCAGTGGGTGGCCCCTAGCTCATCCCGTTGCGCCTAGAAAGTACAGGAGTGGCATGTGACCACAATCCCCCAAGCAATGGctattcccacccccacccagtctCTCCAGGGCCGTGATCACTTGGCTACCTACCTGGAACTCAGAAGCATTGGTCCCAAAGACGTCTCCATACAGGGGCTTCCCAGTCTCATCAACGGGGGgtttcccccagcccccagcatggTACCCAAACGAGCAGCCCTGGACAAGAGGAAAGAGTTATTCAGGCTCCAGAGGACAGTGGAGTCCagttggttagagcagggggtgactggaagccaggactcctgggctctggtCCTGGCTAGCCACTGACTCTGGCTAAGTCACCTCCCATCTGTGGGCCTTAGCCTCCCAGCTGGGAAGCTGTGCCAGTGCTCCTCTCACCTCTTGTGACTGTGCTGGTTTCTACGCAGAAGGGGTAGATTTCACTCCGGGATGGTTAATACAGGTCTGTGGATGGTGTGAGTGGGGCAGGAGGAAGACGAGCATATAACCACGTGGAGTGGGGAACACGGGAACAAGAAGCGTGGAGTGCCAGATGAAAGCGATctaggggggtgggagggcaggggggctcaggagtgggaagcaggaaagaggccagtgctccaacctgGTCTTTGCTAGGAAAAGGGGAGTCTCAGGGATAGTGTCACTCTGTATTGGCAGGCCGAGCTTGTGGGAAGGCCCAGTGACTCAGCTGCACTAGCACTGCCCCGAGTTAAGAGTCCCCTTTTCCCCCTAGTGAAAAAGGGCCAAATGGGGAGGGGTTTTCTTGGACTAGGACCACTCCAACAGGGACTCCGGCACCAGTGACAGCGCCATTGGCCTCCCAGCCATTCGAGAGCCCTGCAGACACCCAAAGAGCACATGCTGGGACGAGGGATCATTCCCCAGCGCCCCGCAGGACAGACTCAGCCACTCACctctgggatgggggaattgaGGCCCGGGATCTTCAGGTTAGGGTAGGAGGGAGGTGGGCCGTAGCGCTGCATGGCGATCAGCCACGGGGGTGGCACTTTGTGGGCATTCTGCAATCAGTAGAGACATGGTGTTAGCCAATAGGACAGACTTGCTTGCCCAGCCCTAGCTAACCAGCCCCCGGACCATCAGCAAGGAAGTGCCAGAAGGAGGGGACTGAAAACCTCATCTCTCACTCACAGGCACCCGTCAGTCCCAACCTCCAGCCTCCTGCTACCTACCTCCCCACCACcatagctctgccagtgccctgcAATCCCACCCTAGAGCTGCTCTGCTGTTCTAGCCCCCAGGTGCCCAGCCATGACTAGCTGCCTCCCAAAGGCTGGCCGTAGGACCAGCAGGTGAGGGTCACACCAGCTACCCTCGTCTGACAGGCGGCTTCCAAGAGCACTTACCGGGCCAACGGGCATCCCCAAGGCAATGCGCAGCTCGTCTGACAGGTCCCCTGGCTTCTTCTCTTTCAGCCGCGTCTCAAACTCCTTGCCCTGGTGGAGAGGAGAGTCTTGGGGTCAGAGCAATCGCGAGAGGGTGCCCCAATGCTAGTGGGCTCTGGCAGCACTCCACATGGGCTGATCACAGCCTAGCATCCAGCTGGGGAGAGGCTCCCAGCAACCAGAAACCCAGGGTCAGAGAGAGCCAGGCCAGGATAGGTTTTCCTTCCCAGCCCACAATCCCCAGCGGTCTGCTAGAGATGGAGACTGCCCTCCTGAGTCACGGGGCACACTCTGGACCCAGACCCCAGCCGGAGGCACTGCCCCATCTGAGGGGTTCCCATAGGGACAGGGCTTCCCCGGGCCCCACACTTACCTCGTAGTAGAGGTCTCCATGGATGGTGAGCTTGGGCTTGGTTTGCCACTTGAAGAAGGCGTCGTGCAGCTTCTGGTAGTCAATGTCGATCTTGCCCATCTTGGGGCGAACCTTCTCCCGCATCTTTGACTTCATGGTTTTCTGCTcctcctgggggggtgggggggaggagaaaggagacCGTGAGCACACCTCAACCACGCCATAGGCCCTGCAGGGACAGACAGTGCCACCAAACAGCCTCCTGccaccccctgcagggcccaggatgTAAACCCCTCTCCAGGAGGCAGACCTGATCTACCaacggggtgggaggggaggtgtgtGCGTGGCATGGAAATATGGCAATGGATAACTGGACCAAGTCTTCCAGTCATCCCAGGGAGGGGAATATAGCACCAGCCCCTCCAAGTCACCACACAGCAACCCAGATCAGAGGGGGAGCTGAGAGTAGGGactgtttatacagggacccctcgACTGGCACCaagatgcagctacctctggagtGTGGTGCACGTGTGGGTACCTTTTCCTGCAACGCCTCTCGCATCTCCTGGATGCCCGTGCGCTTGATGAAGTCAGGCAGCTCAAAAGGCGGCTTCTCAATGCCCCGCTTGCCCTGCAAGTACTTGCGCTTGAAGCACCAGTGCCGGGGTACTGGCACAGAGTTGCGGGTGGCCTTGAGATGAACCAGCAGCTTGGGGTCCTGGGCTGTCACATCATGCATCTCCACCACGTCCGGGCGCGCCACAAGCTGGGGACAGGACAGCACAGGCTTAACCCTCCAAGTGCCAGAGTTCACCACCCGCCCATCATCTCTACCCCAGGCCAACAGCTTAACCTTTAGAGCACCAGAACcttctcttcccgccccccaatCCCAGCCACTGCGTCCGATTCCCCCTGCTCCATCAGCTCCATCCCAGCCAGACAGCAGAGGCCAAACGGTCCCAATGGGACCTGAGGCAAGTTCATCCTGGGAGACCCCTTGCTGGTACAGTGTTCCCTGCGGGACAAAGCACGGCCCAACACCCAGCTGGGTCAGTTGCACTCTTGCTGCCTAAAGAGTACCAACCCAACTAGCCAAGCTGGGCCCAGAGGGCACCAACCCCAATGCAGAGTCCCCTGTGCCCTGAACCAGGGGCTGAGAGGGGAGGGGCCGTTCAGTCCCATCCCTCCCTACAGCGTtttgagcagggccagctctgttCCCCAGGGAGTGCCCCTTCAGAGAAGCTGTGACACAGCCACCCACATGGCACTGGGGGTGACCGACCATCTCACCTGCTTGAGCTCTGCCACCGTGAAACGATTCATGCGTCTCAGCTTCTTCTTGGACAGTTTTGGGGCCTCAGGTTTCTTCTCCTAGACCCAAGAACGAAACACAATAGGCTCATCCAGCCAGAGTCCCCCACACCACTTCCATCTGATCAGACCAATGGACCCAATATCCCCCCCCACACGCTAATACTGGGCAGTGCAAGATGCAGATGAAAGATCCCCACTCCCAGTAaagcacctccctgcagcactAGCCCAGCTTTGCAGCCTCGGGACCACAGCACCAACTGGGGTCAGTGCAGATGCCAACCTAATTGATCCCTAGCaatacctccccccacccccaagtctcTCCTGCGCTCTGGGACATTGtggtggcagggagttccactggctagctgcctggccccgcccccagcccaccTGTTCATCATCGGAACTGTCATCGTCGCTGCCCTTCCGGTCCTCCTCGAAGCCCTTCTTCTTGGGTGCGGCTGCACTCTCTGGCTTGTCTGCCTTGTCGGGCTCCTTCTCTTTATCTTTCTTTACATCATCCGTCAGCTGTGGGGGTAAGAGAGGGTGAGAAGGTGCAGAGGCCGGAGACTCCATCCCCAGGGAGGAGACACTGACCAGAGGGGGATTTAAGCAGGAGCGCATGAGCCTGAGCAATTGTCCCCCAAGGAGCAGCTGGGAACCCCACAGCGGGGGAGGCACAAGACTTGGGAAAGGAGCATCCTTCACTCTGTCCCCCATCTCCTCAGAGGAGCTAGCAGAACCCCAAAGAGAACAGATGGGGGATACAGGCCATGTGGGGGTGCTGCTGCCCTGGGGAATGAAGATCTACAAGCCAGGCCCTTAAGTAAGAGGAGGGACTTCTGAACTATGGAGGGGAAGTTCCCCCTCCTCTCAGCACCATCCAGGGGTCAGCCAACTCAGCAGCAGGCACGAGAACCCAGCTTGTGCCCCCTCTCAGGCTGCAGGGAACATGATGCTGGAGGGCAGACACCGATCTGTATCCTGATGAGGCGGGAAGCACTGCCCCCAGAGCCATGGCGGATGGAGCTTGCAGCTACTTCCCCCGCCCCATTGCAAACAGATCAGCACCGGATTTGGGGCTCAGTGCAGCCCGTGAGTCTCCCCATGCCCCACTCAAGAGAATGGTCTCAGAGCTAGGggtagaactcaggagtcctgacttccagccccactcttctaaccactagaccccactgccctcccaggagtcctggcacccttctatgctctaaccactagaccccactcctcggCCAGATGCCAGCACTTTAACCACTAGAGGCTCCTTTAGCTGTGTAGCGCCAAAACCCCAGGGCTGCACCCGGAGCCTGGCTCACCTTGAAGGCATCGAAGATCCTCTTGAAGAAGATGAAGTTGGGGTCATAAATCTCCGGCTCCTCAGTGACGTACTCAATCTCCACCACTGACTCAGTGTCTTTGGGCTCAGTGCGCTGAGACTCCTTCTCCCCTTTGCCCTCTGTGCCCTGTGCTGCCACACgtgccttcttcttcttcttccggTTACGGCGCTTACGGTTCCTCTGTCGAGAGAAGTGTGTTAATAACTATAGGTCCCTCCACTGGTGCtcagatgcggccacctctggggtagagcgggggagaggggctgtttatacagagaACCCTCCCCAGCACTGAGACGCAGGTCACACTCCATCCTGTAAGTGGCAGCTCTTCCACTGCACATGACAGAGCTGCACCGTATATGGCAGACATGAAGAAGAATTCTGGAGGAGG
Coding sequences within it:
- the SF3B2 gene encoding splicing factor 3B subunit 2 isoform X1, with amino-acid sequence MAAEHPEPPKGELPLPAYGAWAPAELQAKLAEIGAPVQGSREELVERLQTYTLQTGIVLSRPSLRGDDGDKPTPPPIPGQLPGIPLPPPPMGMPPMQPPPPPPPPPGISLNFPMGVGPPPPPPGMGPPLRMQSVDPSALSEEDRLKLAQQQAAMLMQQEERAKQAAVLLEQERQKEMAKLAPPVPRPPLDVGPVRPIGPRPPMVPRGSAPVGPPLPGVPIGAPGPRPRGPPPPPGEEGRETDDSTIGPKIPQALEKILQLKEIRQEELITVPGTTVDDDMETDLKALISISASETEEDMALSKKERNRKRRNRKKKKKARVAAQGTEGKGEKESQRTEPKDTESVVEIEYVTEEPEIYDPNFIFFKRIFDAFKLTDDVKKDKEKEPDKADKPESAAAPKKKGFEEDRKGSDDDSSDDEQEKKPEAPKLSKKKLRRMNRFTVAELKQLVARPDVVEMHDVTAQDPKLLVHLKATRNSVPVPRHWCFKRKYLQGKRGIEKPPFELPDFIKRTGIQEMREALQEKEEQKTMKSKMREKVRPKMGKIDIDYQKLHDAFFKWQTKPKLTIHGDLYYEGKEFETRLKEKKPGDLSDELRIALGMPVGPNAHKVPPPWLIAMQRYGPPPSYPNLKIPGLNSPIPEGCSFGYHAGGWGKPPVDETGKPLYGDVFGTNASEFQTKAEEEEIDRTPWGELEPSDEESSEEEEEEESDEEKPDETGFITPADSGLITPGGFSSVPAGMETPELIELRKKKIEEAMDGSETPQLFTVLPEKRTATVGGAMMGSTHIYDMSTVMSRKGPVPEIQGVEVALAPEELELDPMAMTQKYEEHVREQQAQVEKEDFSDMVAEHAAKQKQKKRKAQPQDTRGGGKKYKEFKF
- the SF3B2 gene encoding splicing factor 3B subunit 2 isoform X2: MAAEHPEPPKGELPLPAYGAWAPAELQAKLAEIGAPVQGSREELVERLQTYTLQTGIVLSRPSLRGDDGDKPTPPPIPGQLPGIPLPPPPMGMPPMQPPPPPPPPPGISLNFPMGVGPPPPPPGMGPPLRMQSVDPSALSEEDRLKLAQQQAAMLMQQEERAKQAAVLLEQERQKEMAKLAPPVPRPPLDVGPVRPIGPRPPMVPRGSAPVGPPLPGVPIGAPGPRPRGPPPPPGEEGRETDDSTIGPKIPQALEKILQLKEIRQEELITVPGTTDDDMETDLKALISISASETEEDMALSKKERNRKRRNRKKKKKARVAAQGTEGKGEKESQRTEPKDTESVVEIEYVTEEPEIYDPNFIFFKRIFDAFKLTDDVKKDKEKEPDKADKPESAAAPKKKGFEEDRKGSDDDSSDDEQEKKPEAPKLSKKKLRRMNRFTVAELKQLVARPDVVEMHDVTAQDPKLLVHLKATRNSVPVPRHWCFKRKYLQGKRGIEKPPFELPDFIKRTGIQEMREALQEKEEQKTMKSKMREKVRPKMGKIDIDYQKLHDAFFKWQTKPKLTIHGDLYYEGKEFETRLKEKKPGDLSDELRIALGMPVGPNAHKVPPPWLIAMQRYGPPPSYPNLKIPGLNSPIPEGCSFGYHAGGWGKPPVDETGKPLYGDVFGTNASEFQTKAEEEEIDRTPWGELEPSDEESSEEEEEEESDEEKPDETGFITPADSGLITPGGFSSVPAGMETPELIELRKKKIEEAMDGSETPQLFTVLPEKRTATVGGAMMGSTHIYDMSTVMSRKGPVPEIQGVEVALAPEELELDPMAMTQKYEEHVREQQAQVEKEDFSDMVAEHAAKQKQKKRKAQPQDTRGGGKKYKEFKF